One part of the Streptomyces nigra genome encodes these proteins:
- a CDS encoding glycoside hydrolase family 95 protein — MERRDFLVTSAATSAALAVGVPAAGAAPHAAAEVEVEGAATPDASRLALWYDKPAGQWLEALPLGNGRLGAMVFGGVDTDRLQLNEDTLWAGGPYEPANPQGLANLPEIRRRIFAGQWGPAQDLINSTFLGNPVGELMYQTVGDLRLTFPGTGDVGSYRRELDLDTAVATTTYTRGEVGYRREAFASHADQLIVVRLTADTPGALSLTAAFDSPQQTQKSSPDRITAALEGTGQTREGVTGRVRFRALVRARAEGGTVRSENGTLTVTSADAVTLLVSVGTSYNDYRDASGDHRARAERPLNAAADTPYGQLRARHVRDHRALFRRVALDLGVTDAAAAPTDQRVAAFAQSDDPHLVALHYQFGRYLLIASSRPGTQPANLQGIWNDQLSPPWDSKYTININTEMNYWPASTTNLLECWEPIFALLDDLAQAGQKTARVQYGANGWVAHHNTDAWRGTAPVDGAFWGMWPTGGAWLATSVWEHYRFTGDREALRRRLPVVEGAVRFFLDALVTDPGTGHLVTCPSVSPENAHHAGVSACAGPTMDNQILCDLFDGYLAACDALGVTSPYAAQVRQARAQLPPMRIGALGQLQEWQQDWDAGAPEQQHRHVSHLYGLHPSNQISKRGTPELFRAALKTLEMRGDAGTGWSLAWKINFWARAEDGSRSYKLLTDLLTPDRTAPNLFDLHPPFQIDGNFGATAGVTEWLVQSHTDEVHLLPALPPQLPQGRVTGLLARGALTVDVSWSDGALTHARLAARRTGAVRLRTAAPVAVRAEGGPRTDVKRPESTVVAFDAQAGKRYMITPL; from the coding sequence ATGGAACGAAGAGACTTTCTCGTCACCTCCGCGGCGACGTCGGCCGCACTGGCCGTCGGTGTTCCGGCGGCCGGTGCGGCCCCACACGCCGCGGCGGAGGTGGAGGTGGAGGGCGCCGCCACGCCGGACGCCTCGCGCCTGGCCCTGTGGTACGACAAGCCGGCGGGCCAGTGGCTGGAGGCCCTGCCCCTCGGCAACGGCCGCCTCGGCGCCATGGTCTTCGGCGGAGTCGACACCGACCGGCTCCAGCTCAACGAGGACACTCTCTGGGCGGGAGGCCCCTACGAACCGGCCAACCCACAGGGCCTGGCGAACCTCCCCGAGATCCGGCGCCGGATCTTCGCCGGCCAGTGGGGCCCGGCCCAGGATCTGATCAACTCGACCTTCCTGGGCAACCCCGTCGGGGAGCTGATGTACCAGACGGTGGGCGATCTGCGCCTGACGTTCCCCGGCACGGGTGACGTCGGCTCCTACCGTCGGGAGCTGGACCTCGACACCGCCGTGGCCACCACCACGTACACCCGTGGCGAAGTGGGCTACCGCCGCGAGGCGTTCGCCAGCCACGCCGACCAGCTGATCGTGGTCAGGCTGACCGCCGACACCCCCGGCGCTCTCTCGCTCACCGCCGCTTTCGACAGCCCCCAGCAGACCCAGAAGTCCTCCCCCGACCGGATCACCGCCGCGCTGGAGGGCACCGGGCAGACCCGAGAGGGCGTCACCGGACGGGTCCGCTTCCGCGCGCTGGTCCGTGCCCGGGCCGAAGGCGGCACCGTGCGGAGCGAGAACGGCACCCTCACGGTGACCTCGGCCGACGCGGTGACCCTGTTGGTGTCCGTGGGCACCAGCTACAACGACTACCGCGACGCCTCCGGCGACCACCGCGCACGCGCCGAGCGCCCGCTGAACGCCGCCGCCGACACCCCTTACGGACAGCTGCGCGCCCGCCATGTGCGCGACCACCGCGCCCTCTTCCGGCGCGTCGCGCTCGACCTCGGGGTCACGGATGCCGCCGCCGCACCGACCGACCAGCGGGTGGCCGCCTTCGCCCAGTCCGACGATCCCCATCTGGTGGCCCTGCACTACCAGTTCGGCCGCTATCTCCTCATCGCCTCCTCCCGCCCCGGCACCCAGCCCGCCAACCTGCAGGGCATCTGGAACGACCAGCTCTCCCCGCCGTGGGATTCCAAGTACACGATCAACATCAACACGGAGATGAACTACTGGCCGGCCTCCACGACCAACCTTCTGGAGTGCTGGGAGCCGATCTTCGCCCTGCTCGACGACCTCGCCCAGGCGGGGCAGAAGACCGCGCGGGTGCAGTACGGCGCGAACGGTTGGGTCGCCCACCACAACACCGACGCCTGGCGCGGCACCGCGCCGGTCGACGGCGCGTTCTGGGGCATGTGGCCCACCGGGGGAGCCTGGCTGGCCACCTCGGTCTGGGAGCACTACCGCTTCACCGGTGACCGCGAGGCATTGCGCCGACGCCTGCCGGTCGTCGAGGGCGCCGTCCGCTTCTTCCTCGACGCCCTCGTCACCGATCCCGGCACCGGCCATCTCGTGACCTGCCCGTCCGTTTCTCCGGAGAACGCCCACCACGCCGGTGTGTCCGCCTGCGCGGGCCCCACCATGGACAACCAGATCCTGTGCGACCTGTTCGACGGTTACCTCGCCGCCTGCGACGCGCTCGGCGTCACCAGCCCGTACGCCGCTCAGGTGCGCCAGGCCCGAGCCCAGCTTCCGCCCATGAGGATCGGTGCGCTCGGGCAGTTGCAGGAGTGGCAGCAGGACTGGGACGCCGGCGCGCCCGAGCAACAGCACCGCCACGTCTCCCACCTGTACGGTCTGCACCCCAGCAACCAGATCTCCAAGCGCGGCACCCCCGAACTGTTCCGTGCCGCGCTGAAGACGCTGGAGATGCGCGGGGACGCCGGTACCGGCTGGTCCCTCGCCTGGAAGATCAATTTCTGGGCGCGCGCGGAAGACGGCTCACGCTCCTACAAGCTCCTCACCGACCTCCTCACTCCCGACCGCACCGCTCCGAACCTGTTCGACCTGCACCCCCCGTTCCAGATCGACGGAAACTTCGGCGCCACCGCGGGGGTGACCGAATGGCTGGTGCAGTCGCACACCGACGAGGTCCACCTCCTGCCGGCGCTGCCCCCGCAGCTTCCACAGGGCCGAGTCACTGGCCTTCTCGCCCGCGGCGCCCTCACCGTCGACGTCTCCTGGAGCGACGGCGCGCTGACCCACGCCCGTCTCGCGGCACGCCGGACGGGGGCGGTCCGGCTGCGCACGGCGGCACCGGTCGCGGTACGTGCCGAGGGCGGTCCCCGAACCGACGTGAAGCGCCCGGAGAGCACCGTCGTCGCGTTCGACGCCCAGGCGGGCAAGAGGTACATGATCACGCCGCTGTGA
- a CDS encoding TetR family transcriptional regulator gives MAERAVHGDQRIVDAATREFAEYGIAGARIERIVAAARTNKAQLYGYFGNKEQLFDAIFFASLERITNVVPFDATDLADWAVRLYDEYLSRPDLIRLATWARLERRPTGHLVADHDRYDDHKLRAIAEAQTAGRIRHGDPFDVMAMVIAMSMAWSPVSNVYAASPQEPTSVHDQRRILLRDCVSRAVAPERGV, from the coding sequence GTGGCTGAGCGTGCCGTCCATGGCGACCAGCGCATCGTCGACGCCGCCACCCGGGAGTTCGCCGAGTACGGCATCGCCGGCGCGCGCATCGAACGGATCGTCGCCGCGGCACGCACCAACAAGGCGCAGCTCTACGGCTACTTCGGCAACAAGGAACAGCTCTTCGACGCGATCTTCTTCGCCTCACTGGAGCGGATCACCAACGTCGTCCCCTTCGACGCCACGGACCTGGCCGACTGGGCGGTGCGCCTCTACGACGAGTACCTCAGCCGCCCCGACCTGATCCGGCTCGCGACCTGGGCGCGCCTGGAGCGGCGCCCGACCGGGCATCTCGTGGCGGACCACGACCGCTACGACGACCACAAACTCCGCGCGATCGCAGAGGCCCAGACGGCCGGGCGCATCAGACATGGAGACCCGTTCGACGTGATGGCCATGGTCATCGCCATGTCCATGGCCTGGTCTCCGGTGAGCAACGTCTACGCCGCCTCCCCTCAGGAGCCCACAAGCGTGCACGACCAGCGGCGCATCCTGCTCCGCGACTGCGTAAGCCGCGCCGTCGCCCCGGAGCGGGGAGTCTGA
- a CDS encoding DUF1963 domain-containing protein, whose amino-acid sequence MTTPIVEELVLRAAQKHGVPGPVAQELLAGSRPCLHLVPFQGLTPAQQQEARPAARTGGLPCLPDGVDWPDGRSPLVLTVDCAALPREALDIELPADGDLLFFIKIEYEPESSAVLHVPAGVGATECSATYEFDGEPEQVKVYQPHVLYPVPGLTVSPDWRDSPATSVFLEMGEDRDDALEDFEDAVREAAAGGASHGVAVQLGGYSAPWQSPPDEGDLVLLAQIHGQSIDLDVFTQTLIVGTREDIAARRYEALVFEQQV is encoded by the coding sequence ATGACCACTCCGATCGTGGAAGAGCTCGTTCTGAGGGCGGCCCAGAAGCATGGCGTCCCCGGCCCGGTAGCGCAGGAGCTGCTGGCCGGATCCCGGCCGTGTCTCCACCTTGTCCCCTTCCAGGGCCTGACGCCCGCCCAGCAGCAGGAGGCTCGTCCCGCCGCTCGCACGGGAGGCCTCCCCTGCCTGCCGGACGGCGTCGACTGGCCCGATGGGCGCAGTCCGCTGGTACTGACCGTCGACTGCGCGGCGCTCCCTCGTGAAGCCCTGGACATCGAACTTCCCGCCGACGGGGACCTGTTGTTCTTCATCAAGATCGAGTACGAGCCGGAGTCGTCGGCAGTGCTGCACGTTCCCGCCGGCGTGGGAGCCACGGAATGCTCGGCGACGTACGAATTCGACGGGGAACCGGAGCAGGTCAAGGTCTATCAGCCGCATGTTCTGTATCCGGTTCCGGGACTGACCGTCTCACCCGACTGGCGCGACAGTCCGGCGACCAGCGTATTCCTGGAGATGGGCGAGGACCGCGACGACGCCCTGGAAGACTTCGAGGACGCCGTGCGCGAAGCGGCAGCCGGCGGCGCGTCACACGGGGTCGCCGTCCAACTCGGCGGCTACTCCGCCCCCTGGCAGTCTCCACCGGACGAAGGCGACCTCGTCCTCCTCGCCCAGATACACGGACAGTCGATCGACCTCGACGTCTTCACCCAGACCCTCATCGTCGGGACCCGCGAGGACATCGCCGCGCGCCGTTATGAGGCCTTGGTGTTCGAGCAGCAAGTCTGA